One region of Bactrocera neohumeralis isolate Rockhampton chromosome 5, APGP_CSIRO_Bneo_wtdbg2-racon-allhic-juicebox.fasta_v2, whole genome shotgun sequence genomic DNA includes:
- the LOC126759216 gene encoding dystrophin isoform X4: protein MDAAALFVQSQTVKNLPNKCCKDQKQSRSCDYTKISGILIFVREEHAAYKYTVYRCASKIISLQKLLFTSNIPYKIVQALLGRYNILDVDANFMVPPFQLTTFIHDLYYACETLGHFNKSTTYRIEKATSVLATFFWNLFDPNRRHSISVLEIKVMFLLLSKHIGLLDWSEEFYNLLHDPKTKCVSKKNFEYLLNILTKMFSYIGEELAYGSQNKTIIMEQCFEKLQNSYGLTEVQFKNLWHDNRTKFSIFANLISLIKRMQDTEKITHNKNCAACNIQIIGIRFKCRSCHDLSLCLSCFAKGYVKGKHNVGHRLTEVFKEDESPKRISSFFASICNFFKMKKQSNEESKGFCNTDESTSVDETELEIIASDHTVKSETMTTVVEVKTDAIETSIAGLSTSASTASNVSEHLQSIIDRLLQQNSKLEKQIKIVKTATNEEISDFLQSHQNFLIGIINEMRRFSQISKSLSSYPTSSTPNRSHSDKAHMQNVAAAVDNFSVMGSNLTHSINGADLNRSYLEANKSDASVNDIVVWKLFQKLVQNLREMERKQMMNSKLLTCVTPI from the exons ATGGACGCAGCGGCATTATTTGTGCAGTCACAAACggtaaaaaatttaccaaacaaATGTTGCAAAGACCAAAAGCAAAGTCGTTCTTGtgattatacaaaaatatcaggaattttaatatttgtacgGGAGGAACATGCCGCTTACAAATACACCGTTTATCGATGCGCCTCTAAAATTATAAGCcttcaaaaacttttgttta CTTCAAATATACCCTACAAAATTGTGCAAGCGTTATTGGGGCGATATAACATACTGGACGTAGATGCTAATTTTATGGTACCTCCGTTCCAGCTGACAACGTTTATTCATGATCTCTACTATGCTTGTGAAACATTAGGACATTTCAATAAATCCACAACATATCGTATTGAAAAGGCAACAAGTGTGTTAGCGACTttcttttggaatttatttgatCC gaATCGACGTCATTCCATTTCTGTTTTAGAAATAAAAGttatgtttttgttactttCAAAACATATTGGATTACTTGATTGGAGTgaagaattttataatttgctGCATGATCCTAAGACTAAGTGTGTTTCAAAGAAAAACTTCGAGTATTTGCTGAATATTTTGACGAAAATGTTCAGCTACATCGGTGAGGAGCTTGCTTATGGTTCTCAAAATAAAACCATAATAATGGAACAGTGCTTTGAGAAG ttacAGAATTCGTATGGCTTAACTGAGGTACAATTCAAAAACTTATGGCATGATAATCGCACAAAGTTTAGCATTTTTGCAAATCTGATAAGTTTAATTAAACGCATGCAAGACACCGAAAAAATTACACATAACAAAAACTGTGCTGCTTGCAATATTCAAATAATCGGTATACGCTTCAAATGTAGATCGTGCCACGATTTGTCCCTTTGTTTATCCTGTTTCGCAAAGGGTTACGTAAAAGGAAAACATAACGTAGGACATCGTCTGACCGAAGTATTCAAAGAg GATGAATCGCCCAAGCGTATCTCTTCTTTCTTTGCttcaatttgcaatttttttaaaatgaagaaaCAAAGCAATGAAGAATCTAAAGGCTTTTGTAATACAGACGAATCTACCAGTGTTGATGAAACGGAACTGGAAATAATAGCATCTGATCACACAGTAAAAAGTGAAACAATGACCACAGTTGTTGAAGTCAAAACGGATGCAATTGAAA CTTCGATTGCTGGACTTTCAACTAGCGCTTCAACTGCATCAAATGTTTCGGAACATCTGCAGTCTATCATCGATAGGCTATTGCAGCAGAACTC CAAAttggaaaaacaaattaaaattgtgaaaactgCGACGAATGAGGAAATTTCCGATTTTCTGCAATCGCATCAAAATTTTCTGATTGGAATCATAAATGAAATGCGTAGGTTTTCG CAAATATCGAAGTCATTGAGTTCATATCCCACGTCGAGCACGCCGAATCGATCCCATTCTGACAAAGCTCATATGCAAAACGTAGCAGCCGCAGTGGACAACTTTAGTGTTATGGGAAGCAATCTAACACATTCGA TTAATGGCGCCGACTTGAATCGAAGTTATTTGGAAGCGAACAAATCGGATGCTTCAGTTAACGAT ATTGTTGTGTGGAAACTGTTCCAGAAATTAGTTCAAAACCTAAGGGAAATGGAACGGAAACAGATGATGAATTCGAAATTGTTGACTTGCGTGACACCGATATGA
- the LOC126759216 gene encoding dystrophin isoform X2: protein MDAAALFVQSQTVKNLPNKCCKDQKQSRSCDYTKISGILIFVREEHAAYKYTVYRCASKIISLQKLLFTSNIPYKIVQALLGRYNILDVDANFMVPPFQLTTFIHDLYYACETLGHFNKSTTYRIEKATSVLATFFWNLFDPNRRHSISVLEIKVMFLLLSKHIGLLDWSEEFYNLLHDPKTKCVSKKNFEYLLNILTKMFSYIGEELAYGSQNKTIIMEQCFEKNSYGLTEVQFKNLWHDNRTKFSIFANLISLIKRMQDTEKITHNKNCAACNIQIIGIRFKCRSCHDLSLCLSCFAKGYVKGKHNVGHRLTEVFKEDESPKRISSFFASICNFFKMKKQSNEESKGFCNTDESTSVDETELEIIASDHTVKSETMTTVVEVKTDAIETSIAGLSTSASTASNVSEHLQSIIDRLLQQNSKLEKQIKIVKTATNEEISDFLQSHQNFLIGIINEMRRFSVGKELNLIVFINIYTKMYIICFQQISKSLSSYPTSSTPNRSHSDKAHMQNVAAAVDNFSVMGSNLTHSINGADLNRSYLEANKSDASVNDVSTWFNQRRSSVLIPNTTITDCCVETVPEISSKPKGNGTETDDEFEIVDLRDTDMINFKLLLNKVKEIVEDSFSDNTELAAATQNLENVLDNIVKNEEKRRSST from the exons ATGGACGCAGCGGCATTATTTGTGCAGTCACAAACggtaaaaaatttaccaaacaaATGTTGCAAAGACCAAAAGCAAAGTCGTTCTTGtgattatacaaaaatatcaggaattttaatatttgtacgGGAGGAACATGCCGCTTACAAATACACCGTTTATCGATGCGCCTCTAAAATTATAAGCcttcaaaaacttttgttta CTTCAAATATACCCTACAAAATTGTGCAAGCGTTATTGGGGCGATATAACATACTGGACGTAGATGCTAATTTTATGGTACCTCCGTTCCAGCTGACAACGTTTATTCATGATCTCTACTATGCTTGTGAAACATTAGGACATTTCAATAAATCCACAACATATCGTATTGAAAAGGCAACAAGTGTGTTAGCGACTttcttttggaatttatttgatCC gaATCGACGTCATTCCATTTCTGTTTTAGAAATAAAAGttatgtttttgttactttCAAAACATATTGGATTACTTGATTGGAGTgaagaattttataatttgctGCATGATCCTAAGACTAAGTGTGTTTCAAAGAAAAACTTCGAGTATTTGCTGAATATTTTGACGAAAATGTTCAGCTACATCGGTGAGGAGCTTGCTTATGGTTCTCAAAATAAAACCATAATAATGGAACAGTGCTTTGAGAAG AATTCGTATGGCTTAACTGAGGTACAATTCAAAAACTTATGGCATGATAATCGCACAAAGTTTAGCATTTTTGCAAATCTGATAAGTTTAATTAAACGCATGCAAGACACCGAAAAAATTACACATAACAAAAACTGTGCTGCTTGCAATATTCAAATAATCGGTATACGCTTCAAATGTAGATCGTGCCACGATTTGTCCCTTTGTTTATCCTGTTTCGCAAAGGGTTACGTAAAAGGAAAACATAACGTAGGACATCGTCTGACCGAAGTATTCAAAGAg GATGAATCGCCCAAGCGTATCTCTTCTTTCTTTGCttcaatttgcaatttttttaaaatgaagaaaCAAAGCAATGAAGAATCTAAAGGCTTTTGTAATACAGACGAATCTACCAGTGTTGATGAAACGGAACTGGAAATAATAGCATCTGATCACACAGTAAAAAGTGAAACAATGACCACAGTTGTTGAAGTCAAAACGGATGCAATTGAAA CTTCGATTGCTGGACTTTCAACTAGCGCTTCAACTGCATCAAATGTTTCGGAACATCTGCAGTCTATCATCGATAGGCTATTGCAGCAGAACTC CAAAttggaaaaacaaattaaaattgtgaaaactgCGACGAATGAGGAAATTTCCGATTTTCTGCAATCGCATCAAAATTTTCTGATTGGAATCATAAATGAAATGCGTAGGTTTTCGGTAGGAAAAgaacttaatttaattgtttttattaatatatatactaaaatgtatataatcTGCTTTCAGCAAATATCGAAGTCATTGAGTTCATATCCCACGTCGAGCACGCCGAATCGATCCCATTCTGACAAAGCTCATATGCAAAACGTAGCAGCCGCAGTGGACAACTTTAGTGTTATGGGAAGCAATCTAACACATTCGA TTAATGGCGCCGACTTGAATCGAAGTTATTTGGAAGCGAACAAATCGGATGCTTCAGTTAACGATGTGAGTACGTGGTTTAATCAGCGTAGATCTTCGGTTTTAATACCGAACACTACCATCACAGATTGTTGTGTGGAAACTGTTCCAGAAATTAGTTCAAAACCTAAGGGAAATGGAACGGAAACAGATGATGAATTCGAAATTGTTGACTTGCGTGACACCGATATGATTAATTTCAAGCTGTTATTGAATAAAGTTAAAGAGATTGTCGAGGACTCTTTTAGTGATAATACTGAACTAGCAGCAGCAACACAAAATTTGGAGAATGTGCTGGATAATATCGTAAAGAATGAGGAGAAGCGTAGAAGCAGCACTTAA
- the LOC126759216 gene encoding dystrophin isoform X1: MDAAALFVQSQTVKNLPNKCCKDQKQSRSCDYTKISGILIFVREEHAAYKYTVYRCASKIISLQKLLFTSNIPYKIVQALLGRYNILDVDANFMVPPFQLTTFIHDLYYACETLGHFNKSTTYRIEKATSVLATFFWNLFDPNRRHSISVLEIKVMFLLLSKHIGLLDWSEEFYNLLHDPKTKCVSKKNFEYLLNILTKMFSYIGEELAYGSQNKTIIMEQCFEKLQNSYGLTEVQFKNLWHDNRTKFSIFANLISLIKRMQDTEKITHNKNCAACNIQIIGIRFKCRSCHDLSLCLSCFAKGYVKGKHNVGHRLTEVFKEDESPKRISSFFASICNFFKMKKQSNEESKGFCNTDESTSVDETELEIIASDHTVKSETMTTVVEVKTDAIETSIAGLSTSASTASNVSEHLQSIIDRLLQQNSKLEKQIKIVKTATNEEISDFLQSHQNFLIGIINEMRRFSVGKELNLIVFINIYTKMYIICFQQISKSLSSYPTSSTPNRSHSDKAHMQNVAAAVDNFSVMGSNLTHSINGADLNRSYLEANKSDASVNDVSTWFNQRRSSVLIPNTTITDCCVETVPEISSKPKGNGTETDDEFEIVDLRDTDMINFKLLLNKVKEIVEDSFSDNTELAAATQNLENVLDNIVKNEEKRRSST; encoded by the exons ATGGACGCAGCGGCATTATTTGTGCAGTCACAAACggtaaaaaatttaccaaacaaATGTTGCAAAGACCAAAAGCAAAGTCGTTCTTGtgattatacaaaaatatcaggaattttaatatttgtacgGGAGGAACATGCCGCTTACAAATACACCGTTTATCGATGCGCCTCTAAAATTATAAGCcttcaaaaacttttgttta CTTCAAATATACCCTACAAAATTGTGCAAGCGTTATTGGGGCGATATAACATACTGGACGTAGATGCTAATTTTATGGTACCTCCGTTCCAGCTGACAACGTTTATTCATGATCTCTACTATGCTTGTGAAACATTAGGACATTTCAATAAATCCACAACATATCGTATTGAAAAGGCAACAAGTGTGTTAGCGACTttcttttggaatttatttgatCC gaATCGACGTCATTCCATTTCTGTTTTAGAAATAAAAGttatgtttttgttactttCAAAACATATTGGATTACTTGATTGGAGTgaagaattttataatttgctGCATGATCCTAAGACTAAGTGTGTTTCAAAGAAAAACTTCGAGTATTTGCTGAATATTTTGACGAAAATGTTCAGCTACATCGGTGAGGAGCTTGCTTATGGTTCTCAAAATAAAACCATAATAATGGAACAGTGCTTTGAGAAG ttacAGAATTCGTATGGCTTAACTGAGGTACAATTCAAAAACTTATGGCATGATAATCGCACAAAGTTTAGCATTTTTGCAAATCTGATAAGTTTAATTAAACGCATGCAAGACACCGAAAAAATTACACATAACAAAAACTGTGCTGCTTGCAATATTCAAATAATCGGTATACGCTTCAAATGTAGATCGTGCCACGATTTGTCCCTTTGTTTATCCTGTTTCGCAAAGGGTTACGTAAAAGGAAAACATAACGTAGGACATCGTCTGACCGAAGTATTCAAAGAg GATGAATCGCCCAAGCGTATCTCTTCTTTCTTTGCttcaatttgcaatttttttaaaatgaagaaaCAAAGCAATGAAGAATCTAAAGGCTTTTGTAATACAGACGAATCTACCAGTGTTGATGAAACGGAACTGGAAATAATAGCATCTGATCACACAGTAAAAAGTGAAACAATGACCACAGTTGTTGAAGTCAAAACGGATGCAATTGAAA CTTCGATTGCTGGACTTTCAACTAGCGCTTCAACTGCATCAAATGTTTCGGAACATCTGCAGTCTATCATCGATAGGCTATTGCAGCAGAACTC CAAAttggaaaaacaaattaaaattgtgaaaactgCGACGAATGAGGAAATTTCCGATTTTCTGCAATCGCATCAAAATTTTCTGATTGGAATCATAAATGAAATGCGTAGGTTTTCGGTAGGAAAAgaacttaatttaattgtttttattaatatatatactaaaatgtatataatcTGCTTTCAGCAAATATCGAAGTCATTGAGTTCATATCCCACGTCGAGCACGCCGAATCGATCCCATTCTGACAAAGCTCATATGCAAAACGTAGCAGCCGCAGTGGACAACTTTAGTGTTATGGGAAGCAATCTAACACATTCGA TTAATGGCGCCGACTTGAATCGAAGTTATTTGGAAGCGAACAAATCGGATGCTTCAGTTAACGATGTGAGTACGTGGTTTAATCAGCGTAGATCTTCGGTTTTAATACCGAACACTACCATCACAGATTGTTGTGTGGAAACTGTTCCAGAAATTAGTTCAAAACCTAAGGGAAATGGAACGGAAACAGATGATGAATTCGAAATTGTTGACTTGCGTGACACCGATATGATTAATTTCAAGCTGTTATTGAATAAAGTTAAAGAGATTGTCGAGGACTCTTTTAGTGATAATACTGAACTAGCAGCAGCAACACAAAATTTGGAGAATGTGCTGGATAATATCGTAAAGAATGAGGAGAAGCGTAGAAGCAGCACTTAA
- the LOC126759216 gene encoding dystrophin isoform X3 has translation MDAAALFVQSQTVKNLPNKCCKDQKQSRSCDYTKISGILIFVREEHAAYKYTVYRCASKIISLQKLLFTSNIPYKIVQALLGRYNILDVDANFMVPPFQLTTFIHDLYYACETLGHFNKSTTYRIEKATSVLATFFWNLFDPNRRHSISVLEIKVMFLLLSKHIGLLDWSEEFYNLLHDPKTKCVSKKNFEYLLNILTKMFSYIGEELAYGSQNKTIIMEQCFEKLQNSYGLTEVQFKNLWHDNRTKFSIFANLISLIKRMQDTEKITHNKNCAACNIQIIGIRFKCRSCHDLSLCLSCFAKGYVKGKHNVGHRLTEVFKEDESPKRISSFFASICNFFKMKKQSNEESKGFCNTDESTSVDETELEIIASDHTVKSETMTTVVEVKTDAIETSIAGLSTSASTASNVSEHLQSIIDRLLQQNSKLEKQIKIVKTATNEEISDFLQSHQNFLIGIINEMRRFSQISKSLSSYPTSSTPNRSHSDKAHMQNVAAAVDNFSVMGSNLTHSINGADLNRSYLEANKSDASVNDVSTWFNQRRSSVLIPNTTITDCCVETVPEISSKPKGNGTETDDEFEIVDLRDTDMINFKLLLNKVKEIVEDSFSDNTELAAATQNLENVLDNIVKNEEKRRSST, from the exons ATGGACGCAGCGGCATTATTTGTGCAGTCACAAACggtaaaaaatttaccaaacaaATGTTGCAAAGACCAAAAGCAAAGTCGTTCTTGtgattatacaaaaatatcaggaattttaatatttgtacgGGAGGAACATGCCGCTTACAAATACACCGTTTATCGATGCGCCTCTAAAATTATAAGCcttcaaaaacttttgttta CTTCAAATATACCCTACAAAATTGTGCAAGCGTTATTGGGGCGATATAACATACTGGACGTAGATGCTAATTTTATGGTACCTCCGTTCCAGCTGACAACGTTTATTCATGATCTCTACTATGCTTGTGAAACATTAGGACATTTCAATAAATCCACAACATATCGTATTGAAAAGGCAACAAGTGTGTTAGCGACTttcttttggaatttatttgatCC gaATCGACGTCATTCCATTTCTGTTTTAGAAATAAAAGttatgtttttgttactttCAAAACATATTGGATTACTTGATTGGAGTgaagaattttataatttgctGCATGATCCTAAGACTAAGTGTGTTTCAAAGAAAAACTTCGAGTATTTGCTGAATATTTTGACGAAAATGTTCAGCTACATCGGTGAGGAGCTTGCTTATGGTTCTCAAAATAAAACCATAATAATGGAACAGTGCTTTGAGAAG ttacAGAATTCGTATGGCTTAACTGAGGTACAATTCAAAAACTTATGGCATGATAATCGCACAAAGTTTAGCATTTTTGCAAATCTGATAAGTTTAATTAAACGCATGCAAGACACCGAAAAAATTACACATAACAAAAACTGTGCTGCTTGCAATATTCAAATAATCGGTATACGCTTCAAATGTAGATCGTGCCACGATTTGTCCCTTTGTTTATCCTGTTTCGCAAAGGGTTACGTAAAAGGAAAACATAACGTAGGACATCGTCTGACCGAAGTATTCAAAGAg GATGAATCGCCCAAGCGTATCTCTTCTTTCTTTGCttcaatttgcaatttttttaaaatgaagaaaCAAAGCAATGAAGAATCTAAAGGCTTTTGTAATACAGACGAATCTACCAGTGTTGATGAAACGGAACTGGAAATAATAGCATCTGATCACACAGTAAAAAGTGAAACAATGACCACAGTTGTTGAAGTCAAAACGGATGCAATTGAAA CTTCGATTGCTGGACTTTCAACTAGCGCTTCAACTGCATCAAATGTTTCGGAACATCTGCAGTCTATCATCGATAGGCTATTGCAGCAGAACTC CAAAttggaaaaacaaattaaaattgtgaaaactgCGACGAATGAGGAAATTTCCGATTTTCTGCAATCGCATCAAAATTTTCTGATTGGAATCATAAATGAAATGCGTAGGTTTTCG CAAATATCGAAGTCATTGAGTTCATATCCCACGTCGAGCACGCCGAATCGATCCCATTCTGACAAAGCTCATATGCAAAACGTAGCAGCCGCAGTGGACAACTTTAGTGTTATGGGAAGCAATCTAACACATTCGA TTAATGGCGCCGACTTGAATCGAAGTTATTTGGAAGCGAACAAATCGGATGCTTCAGTTAACGATGTGAGTACGTGGTTTAATCAGCGTAGATCTTCGGTTTTAATACCGAACACTACCATCACAGATTGTTGTGTGGAAACTGTTCCAGAAATTAGTTCAAAACCTAAGGGAAATGGAACGGAAACAGATGATGAATTCGAAATTGTTGACTTGCGTGACACCGATATGATTAATTTCAAGCTGTTATTGAATAAAGTTAAAGAGATTGTCGAGGACTCTTTTAGTGATAATACTGAACTAGCAGCAGCAACACAAAATTTGGAGAATGTGCTGGATAATATCGTAAAGAATGAGGAGAAGCGTAGAAGCAGCACTTAA